Proteins from a genomic interval of Microbacterium abyssi:
- a CDS encoding fumarylacetoacetate hydrolase family protein — protein sequence MKIARFSHNDAIQYGILDEQELVVLAGDPMFAGFDTTGERVPLADAALLAPVIPRSKVVCVGKNYHDHAAEMGGIAPEEPLLFLKPNTSVIGPGDTIVRPTLSERTEHEGELAVVIGRIAKNVRAENAHDYVFGYTVANDVTARDLQKKDGQWTRGKGFDTFCPLGPVIETEFDDADATIETRVNGEVRQHAPLSDMIHSVADIIEYASAVFTLLPGDVILTGTPAGVGQFAAGDTIEVEVSGIGVLRNTVRDALPVA from the coding sequence GTGAAGATCGCTCGGTTCAGCCACAATGACGCCATCCAGTACGGCATCCTCGACGAACAGGAGCTCGTGGTCCTCGCGGGCGACCCGATGTTCGCCGGGTTCGACACGACGGGCGAGCGCGTGCCGCTGGCGGATGCCGCGCTGCTCGCGCCCGTGATCCCGCGATCGAAGGTGGTGTGCGTCGGCAAGAACTACCACGACCATGCCGCAGAGATGGGCGGCATCGCCCCTGAGGAGCCGCTGCTCTTCCTGAAGCCGAACACCTCGGTGATCGGCCCCGGCGACACGATCGTGCGTCCGACGCTGTCCGAGCGCACCGAGCACGAGGGTGAGCTCGCCGTCGTCATCGGCCGAATCGCCAAGAACGTCAGGGCCGAGAACGCGCACGACTACGTGTTCGGCTACACCGTCGCGAACGACGTCACCGCCCGCGATCTGCAGAAGAAGGACGGCCAGTGGACGCGCGGCAAGGGCTTCGACACGTTCTGCCCACTCGGCCCGGTGATCGAGACCGAGTTCGATGATGCGGATGCCACGATCGAGACCCGCGTGAACGGCGAGGTGCGCCAGCACGCGCCGCTGAGCGACATGATTCACTCCGTCGCGGACATCATCGAGTACGCCTCCGCCGTGTTCACGCTGCTGCCGGGTGATGTCATCCTCACCGGGACGCCCGCCGGCGTCGGCCAGTTCGCCGCGGGCGACACCATCGAGGTCGAGGTCTCGGGAATCGGCGTCCTGCGCAACACGGTGCGTGACGCGCTCCCTGTCGCATGA
- a CDS encoding MFS transporter, translated as MTVPTAAEQQAVQRRTVAILSAGQVLGGIAFGATVSLGALLAADISGDDALSGLATASVTLGAALCAIPLARLATKVGRRRALTLGNLFALIGIGVVILAAALRVFPLLLVGIVMIGAGNAGNLQSRFAATDLASSRHRGRDLSIVVWATTVGGVAGPLLLGPGEIVGQAIGMPPQTGSYLFSLIAQVAALALYLVALRPDPLLLAQRIMAAGADRNAVEERRDHPIVARYAMFAIAASHVTMASVMAMTPIHLAHMAHGAHGGHATPADISSLVGITIAMHVAGMYALSPVFGILADRWGRLRVVLLGQALLAASLLFSMFVNDQAWGVMVALILLGLGWSAATVSGAALLTEATTPALRTRRQGRSDSLMSFSAAGGAVLAGIILSNFQYGGLAVAASVLVIAIVVAAPLGRMRAA; from the coding sequence ATGACGGTTCCCACCGCCGCTGAGCAGCAGGCGGTGCAGCGCCGCACGGTCGCGATCCTCTCTGCGGGGCAGGTGCTGGGAGGCATCGCCTTCGGCGCGACCGTGTCGCTCGGCGCGCTGCTGGCCGCGGACATCTCCGGGGATGACGCGCTGTCGGGCCTCGCCACGGCATCCGTCACGCTCGGCGCGGCGCTGTGCGCGATCCCGCTCGCGCGGCTCGCCACGAAGGTCGGGCGCCGCCGCGCGCTCACCTTGGGCAACCTCTTCGCCCTCATCGGCATCGGGGTCGTCATCCTGGCGGCGGCCCTCCGGGTGTTCCCGCTGCTGCTGGTCGGCATCGTGATGATCGGCGCCGGTAACGCGGGCAACCTGCAGTCCCGTTTCGCGGCGACCGACCTGGCGAGTTCGCGCCACCGCGGGCGGGATCTCTCCATCGTCGTCTGGGCGACGACCGTCGGGGGAGTGGCGGGTCCCCTCCTGCTCGGCCCTGGAGAGATCGTCGGGCAGGCGATAGGGATGCCGCCGCAGACCGGTTCGTACCTGTTCTCACTCATCGCTCAGGTCGCAGCGCTCGCGCTGTACCTCGTGGCGCTGCGTCCGGACCCGCTGCTGCTCGCACAGCGGATCATGGCGGCCGGCGCCGATCGGAACGCGGTCGAAGAGAGACGCGACCACCCGATCGTCGCCCGCTACGCCATGTTCGCGATCGCCGCATCGCACGTCACGATGGCATCCGTCATGGCCATGACGCCGATCCATCTCGCTCATATGGCCCACGGCGCACACGGCGGGCACGCGACTCCCGCGGACATCTCGTCCCTCGTCGGCATCACCATCGCCATGCATGTGGCGGGGATGTACGCGCTCTCGCCGGTCTTCGGGATCCTCGCCGACCGGTGGGGGAGGCTGCGGGTGGTGCTGCTCGGCCAGGCACTGCTCGCCGCATCGTTGCTGTTCTCGATGTTCGTGAACGACCAGGCATGGGGCGTGATGGTCGCGCTGATCCTGCTCGGACTCGGCTGGAGCGCAGCGACCGTCTCGGGAGCGGCGCTCCTCACCGAGGCGACGACTCCCGCGTTGCGCACCCGCAGGCAGGGGCGCAGCGACTCGCTGATGAGTTTCTCCGCAGCCGGCGGGGCGGTGCTGGCGGGCATCATCCTGTCGAACTTCCAGTACGGCGGGCTGGCGGTGGCGGCATCCGTCCTGGTCATCGCGATCGTCGTCGCGGCCCCACTCGGTCGGATGCGCGCGGCATGA
- a CDS encoding class I SAM-dependent methyltransferase: MRAWSGVGAAYAASYAALCAGTTESIVSALGPAHSRGVLDVGSGTGTLAAALSAAGWMVTGCEPEPTMREIASAQHPTLEFIDGALPALPFRDAAFDAVIANFVLNHVPDPRAAAGEMARVAAADATLIATIWTVSPSWFWTAVCERAGLTPAAGERLPTDKDFERSPSGFGRMLSEASWRAVDVAEFSWTWEAPRDALWASAEGGVASAGAFYLALDARGRRHFRHAFDDLCEERARDGVIALDHTAALAVGRAG, from the coding sequence ATGAGAGCGTGGAGCGGCGTGGGCGCGGCCTATGCCGCGTCCTACGCGGCGCTGTGCGCGGGAACCACCGAATCGATCGTGTCCGCGCTCGGACCGGCGCACTCACGCGGCGTACTCGATGTCGGCTCGGGGACGGGCACGCTCGCCGCCGCACTGAGCGCGGCCGGGTGGATGGTCACCGGCTGCGAACCGGAGCCGACGATGCGCGAGATCGCCTCGGCGCAGCATCCGACCCTCGAGTTCATCGACGGCGCACTGCCGGCGCTCCCGTTCCGGGATGCCGCCTTCGACGCGGTGATCGCGAACTTCGTGCTCAACCACGTGCCCGATCCGCGTGCGGCAGCCGGCGAGATGGCTCGCGTGGCAGCGGCCGACGCGACGCTCATCGCGACGATCTGGACCGTTTCCCCGTCCTGGTTCTGGACCGCGGTCTGCGAACGTGCGGGCCTGACACCGGCCGCGGGCGAACGGCTTCCGACCGACAAGGACTTCGAGCGCTCCCCGTCGGGATTCGGACGGATGCTCTCGGAGGCCAGCTGGCGCGCAGTCGATGTCGCCGAGTTCAGCTGGACCTGGGAGGCACCGAGAGACGCCCTGTGGGCGTCCGCCGAGGGAGGCGTCGCCTCGGCCGGGGCGTTCTACCTGGCTCTCGACGCGCGCGGCAGGCGGCACTTCCGGCACGCGTTCGACGACCTCTGCGAGGAGAGGGCCCGGGACGGCGTCATCGCGCTGGACCACACCGCCGCACTGGCGGTCGGACGGGCCGGTTGA
- the gltX gene encoding glutamate--tRNA ligase, whose product MATPHPLTTTATGSDVRVRFCPSPTGLPHVGLIRTALFNWAYARHNGGKLVFRIEDTDAARDSEESYRQLLDALRWMEIDWDEGVEVGGEHAPYRQSERHDIYREVIDKLLAAGAIYESFSTAEEIDARNEANGRAKQLGYDNHDRALTDEQKAAFRAEGRQPALRLRVPDEDLTYVDLIRGEVTFPAGSFPDFVVVRPNGIPLYTFVNPVDDALMGVTHVLRGEDLMPSTARQLALYAALIDAGVTTFVPRFAHMPLVLGETGNKKLSKRDPQADLFLHRERGFIHEGLLNYLALLGWSIGPDRDVFSLDEFIAAFDIENVNPNPARFDQKKAESINGDHIRMLDVKDFAERTVPYLAAAGLFDEPSHEQLVLAFRVAPLVHERVQLLGDVPGMVGFLFTDDVSYDADALKGLPANAAEVLEACVAALEPVTEFTTEKIQDALSAALVEKLELKPRVAYGPPRVALTGRRVSPPLFESMELLGRDESLRRLSGLAEQLRG is encoded by the coding sequence ATGGCTACTCCTCATCCCCTCACCACGACCGCGACCGGCTCCGATGTGCGCGTGCGCTTCTGCCCGTCTCCGACCGGTCTGCCGCACGTCGGCCTGATCCGAACCGCGCTGTTCAACTGGGCGTATGCGCGTCACAACGGCGGCAAGCTCGTGTTCCGCATCGAAGACACCGATGCCGCGCGCGACAGCGAGGAGAGCTACCGGCAGCTGCTGGACGCGCTGCGCTGGATGGAGATCGACTGGGACGAGGGCGTGGAGGTCGGAGGGGAGCACGCGCCGTACCGCCAGTCGGAGCGCCACGACATCTACCGCGAGGTCATCGACAAGCTCCTCGCTGCCGGAGCGATCTACGAGAGCTTCTCGACCGCTGAGGAGATCGACGCCCGCAACGAGGCCAACGGCCGGGCGAAGCAGCTCGGCTACGACAACCACGATCGCGCACTGACGGACGAGCAGAAGGCCGCCTTCCGTGCCGAGGGCCGCCAGCCGGCGCTCCGCCTCCGCGTCCCCGACGAGGACCTCACGTACGTCGACCTCATCCGCGGCGAGGTCACCTTCCCGGCCGGGTCCTTCCCCGACTTCGTCGTGGTGCGTCCCAACGGCATCCCGCTGTACACGTTCGTGAACCCGGTCGACGACGCGCTCATGGGCGTCACGCACGTGCTCCGCGGCGAGGACCTGATGCCGTCGACCGCTCGTCAGCTCGCGCTGTACGCGGCGCTGATCGACGCCGGCGTCACGACCTTCGTCCCGCGGTTCGCCCACATGCCTCTCGTGCTGGGGGAGACCGGCAACAAGAAGCTCTCCAAGCGCGATCCGCAGGCAGACCTCTTCCTGCACCGCGAGCGCGGGTTCATCCACGAGGGGCTGCTGAACTACCTCGCCCTTCTGGGCTGGTCGATCGGCCCCGACCGCGACGTCTTCTCGCTCGACGAGTTCATCGCCGCGTTCGACATCGAGAACGTCAACCCGAACCCGGCGCGTTTCGACCAGAAGAAGGCCGAGTCGATCAACGGCGACCACATCCGGATGCTGGACGTGAAGGACTTCGCCGAGCGGACGGTCCCGTACCTGGCCGCCGCCGGCCTCTTCGACGAGCCCAGTCACGAGCAGCTGGTGCTGGCCTTCCGCGTCGCACCTCTCGTTCACGAGCGCGTGCAGCTGCTGGGCGACGTACCGGGAATGGTCGGTTTCCTGTTCACCGATGACGTCTCCTACGACGCCGACGCGCTCAAGGGGCTGCCCGCGAACGCCGCCGAGGTGCTGGAGGCCTGCGTCGCCGCGCTCGAGCCGGTGACGGAGTTCACGACGGAGAAGATCCAGGACGCGCTGTCCGCCGCGCTGGTGGAGAAGCTCGAGCTCAAGCCCCGTGTCGCCTACGGTCCGCCGCGCGTCGCGCTCACAGGGCGCCGGGTGTCGCCGCCACTGTTCGAGTCGATGGAACTGCTCGGCAGGGACGAGTCGCTGCGGCGGCTCAGCGGGCTCGCCGAGCAGCTGCGCGGCTGA